The Candidatus Rokuibacteriota bacterium genome segment GCTCAGAAGCTCTGCAACACTTTTCGTTCGATCTTTTCTGTTAGCTCGACGTCGACCACCCGCCCATCGCTCACCGTCACCGCGAGCCGGCCGAACTTGCGCTCCTTCACGCGGGCAAGTGCTCCGAGCAGGAACAGGGCTTCGCGCATCGTTATGCCTTTAGGGATCGCGACGGTAGCACTTGGCCGGCGAGCGCGCGTATTCACGTGGACTAGGGCCTTTTCCGTGGCGTTCACCTCAACCGATCAATGAACTCCCTGCAGCGCTTCCCACCGCAGAAGATGAGGTCCCACAGAACAAAGAGGACGATCAGCCCTGCTGCAAGGAGTACACACGCCAACCAGTCCACAACAGCCACCCCCTCGCGCCCTCGCGTGGCTTGTCATCTCCGCTCTTTTTTGAAAATCTGTTGCCGATTTCACATTCGGGGCTTGTGTTTAATCCAATCCGCGCTCCCTCAACTTCGTTCCTCACTCGGGTAACACCTGAGATACGGTGAATATTCGATACG includes the following:
- a CDS encoding DUF2292 domain-containing protein gives rise to the protein MREALFLLGALARVKERKFGRLAVTVSDGRVVDVELTEKIERKVLQSF